A window of the Streptomyces sp. Ag109_O5-10 genome harbors these coding sequences:
- a CDS encoding M20/M25/M40 family metallo-hydrolase, with amino-acid sequence MADQQALDEVVRFTSELIRIDTSNFGGGDCRERPAAEYAAERLSEAGLEPILLERTAGRTNVVARVEGTDPAADALLVHGHLDVVPAQAADWSVDPFSGEIRDGVVWGRGAVDMKNMDAMILAVVRAWAREGVRPRRDIVVAFTADEEASAEDGSGFLADHHPELFEGCTEGVGESGAFTFHDGTGRHLYPVAAGERGTAWLKLTARGRAGHGSKVNTENAVTRLAAAVTRIGEHRWPLRLTPTVSAALTELAALYGIEPDLTQVDLLLDKLGPAARLVESTIRNSANPTMLNAGYKVNVIPGEAVAFVDGRYLYGTEDEFRATLDRLTGPDVDWEFHHREVALQAPLDSPTYARMRAAVEEFAPQGHVVPYCMSGGTDAKQFSRLGITGYGFAPLELPEDLDYQALFHGVDERVPVEALHFGVRVLDRFLRTA; translated from the coding sequence ATGGCTGACCAGCAGGCACTCGACGAGGTCGTCCGGTTCACCTCCGAGCTGATCCGGATCGACACCAGCAACTTCGGCGGCGGCGACTGCCGGGAGCGGCCCGCCGCCGAGTACGCGGCCGAGCGGCTCTCGGAGGCCGGCCTGGAGCCGATCCTCCTCGAGCGGACCGCGGGGCGCACCAACGTCGTCGCCCGCGTCGAGGGCACCGACCCCGCCGCCGACGCGCTGCTCGTCCACGGCCACCTCGACGTCGTCCCCGCGCAGGCCGCCGACTGGAGCGTCGACCCCTTCTCCGGGGAGATCCGCGACGGGGTCGTGTGGGGGCGGGGCGCCGTCGACATGAAGAACATGGACGCGATGATCCTGGCCGTGGTCAGGGCCTGGGCGCGAGAAGGGGTACGGCCGCGGCGGGACATCGTCGTCGCGTTCACCGCCGACGAGGAGGCCAGCGCCGAGGACGGCTCCGGGTTCCTCGCCGACCACCACCCCGAGCTGTTCGAGGGCTGCACCGAGGGCGTCGGCGAGTCCGGAGCCTTCACCTTCCACGACGGCACCGGACGGCACCTCTACCCCGTCGCCGCCGGGGAGCGCGGCACGGCCTGGCTCAAGCTCACCGCGCGCGGCCGGGCCGGACACGGCTCCAAGGTGAACACGGAGAACGCGGTCACCCGCCTCGCGGCCGCCGTCACCCGCATCGGCGAGCACCGGTGGCCGCTCCGGCTCACCCCGACGGTCTCCGCCGCCCTCACCGAACTCGCCGCCCTCTACGGCATCGAACCCGACCTCACCCAGGTCGACCTGCTCCTCGACAAGCTCGGCCCGGCCGCCCGGCTGGTCGAGTCCACCATCCGCAACAGCGCCAACCCGACCATGCTGAACGCCGGTTACAAGGTCAACGTCATCCCCGGCGAGGCCGTCGCCTTCGTCGACGGACGCTACCTGTACGGCACCGAGGACGAGTTCCGCGCCACCCTCGACCGCCTCACCGGCCCCGACGTCGACTGGGAGTTCCACCACCGCGAGGTCGCCCTCCAGGCACCGCTGGACTCGCCGACGTACGCCCGGATGCGGGCCGCCGTCGAGGAGTTCGCCCCCCAAGGGCACGTGGTGCCGTACTGCATGTCGGGCGGCACCGACGCCAAGCAGTTCTCCCGGCTCGGCATCACCGGCTACGGTTTCGCCCCGCTCGAGCTCCCCGAGGACCTGGACTACCAGGCCCTGTTCCACGGCGTCGACGAACGCGTCCCCGTCGAGGCCCTGCACTTCGGCGTGCGGGTCCTTGACCGCTTCCTGCGCACGGCATAG
- a CDS encoding class I SAM-dependent methyltransferase, with the protein MGVTSRYRSAWEGFWREASEEPGAVFWDAEPAVTAALHVALFEPHLTDPGLPLVDLGCGNGTQTRFLADRFPRVLGTDISEAALDHARHADPGGQAGYRSLDAAEKSEAQALHAELGDANVYMRGVLHQCEPDDRQPVIDTIATLVGSRGRAFLVELSEAARPVLGGLAQSPSGPPPKLAPVFRHGIAPGEVADAAVPEYLRNSGLTVLASGELPLTTTETTPDGERIVLPSKWVLAGRQN; encoded by the coding sequence ATGGGCGTGACGAGTCGGTACCGCAGTGCCTGGGAGGGCTTCTGGCGCGAGGCGTCCGAAGAACCGGGGGCGGTGTTCTGGGACGCCGAACCAGCCGTCACCGCGGCCCTCCACGTCGCCCTCTTCGAGCCCCACCTCACCGACCCCGGTCTGCCCCTGGTCGACCTGGGCTGCGGCAACGGCACTCAGACCCGCTTCCTCGCCGACCGCTTCCCGCGCGTCCTCGGCACCGACATCTCCGAGGCCGCCCTGGACCACGCCCGGCACGCCGACCCCGGCGGACAGGCCGGCTACCGGTCGCTCGACGCGGCCGAGAAGAGCGAGGCCCAGGCCCTGCACGCGGAGCTCGGCGACGCCAACGTCTACATGAGGGGCGTCCTGCACCAGTGCGAACCCGACGACCGGCAGCCGGTGATCGACACCATCGCCACCCTCGTCGGCAGCCGCGGCCGGGCCTTCCTCGTCGAGCTCTCCGAGGCCGCCCGGCCCGTCCTCGGCGGCCTCGCCCAGAGCCCGTCGGGACCGCCGCCCAAGCTCGCCCCGGTCTTCCGGCACGGCATCGCCCCCGGCGAGGTCGCCGACGCCGCGGTCCCGGAGTACCTGCGCAACTCCGGCCTCACCGTCCTCGCGAGCGGCGAACTCCCGCTGACGACCACCGAGACCACGCCGGACGGCGAGCGGATCGTCCTGCCGTCCAAGTGGGTGCTGGCCGGGCGCCAGAACTGA
- a CDS encoding M55 family metallopeptidase, with protein MKILISADMEGATGVTWPGDVLPGAPQWERCRPMFTSDVNAAVLGFYDGGADEVLINEAHWSMRNLLLEQLDERAQMITGRHKTLSMVEGVQHGDVDGIAFIGYHTGAGMEGVLAHTYLPNSVTGVWLNDVRASEGLLNAHVVAEYGVPVILVTGDDLACEDALGYAPEARKVAVKDHVSRYAAVCRTPARTAADIRAAAKEAAALAVRHEPVTGGPFTVALEFDAEHLALAATVVPGVDQVGERKVAYTEGTMYDGIRTFKAVTTIVSAAVEEQYG; from the coding sequence ATGAAGATCCTCATCAGCGCCGACATGGAGGGCGCCACCGGGGTGACCTGGCCCGGCGACGTGCTGCCCGGCGCGCCGCAGTGGGAGCGGTGCCGGCCGATGTTCACCTCCGACGTCAACGCCGCCGTCCTCGGGTTCTACGACGGCGGCGCCGACGAGGTCCTCATCAACGAGGCCCACTGGAGCATGCGCAACCTGCTCCTGGAGCAGCTCGACGAGCGTGCCCAGATGATCACCGGCCGCCACAAGACGCTGTCCATGGTCGAGGGCGTCCAGCACGGTGACGTCGACGGCATCGCCTTCATCGGCTACCACACCGGCGCCGGCATGGAGGGTGTCCTCGCCCACACCTACCTGCCCAACTCCGTCACCGGGGTCTGGCTCAACGACGTCCGCGCCAGCGAGGGCCTGCTCAACGCGCACGTCGTCGCCGAGTACGGCGTCCCGGTCATCCTGGTCACCGGCGACGACCTGGCCTGCGAGGACGCTCTCGGCTACGCGCCCGAGGCCCGCAAGGTCGCCGTCAAGGACCACGTGTCCAGGTACGCGGCCGTGTGCCGGACACCCGCCCGCACCGCCGCCGACATCCGTGCCGCCGCCAAGGAGGCGGCCGCGCTCGCGGTGCGCCACGAACCCGTGACCGGCGGACCGTTCACCGTCGCCCTGGAGTTCGACGCCGAGCACCTCGCTCTCGCCGCCACTGTCGTCCCCGGCGTGGACCAGGTCGGCGAGCGGAAGGTCGCGTACACCGAGGGGACCATGTACGACGGCATCCGTACCTTCAAGGCGGTCACCACGATCGTCTCGGCCGCGGTGGAGGAGCAGTATGGCTGA